The following proteins are co-located in the Podarcis raffonei isolate rPodRaf1 chromosome 5, rPodRaf1.pri, whole genome shotgun sequence genome:
- the LOC128414025 gene encoding uncharacterized protein LOC128414025 produces the protein MGRGRSSFITPYKQSEIMGDISKDPLYEILQQMDCHFTWTLLEEDIDLDELEGRIADQIKFLVGRVQHYNLLAYVKYLNSKKEEALEILQKAEENVKIEDPEEVEKASLVTWGNYAWVYYHMDKLTEAQTYINKVETTCKENGSASPYRMERPQVSCERGWAQLTFGQSYTAKESFAKALEKEPENAEFNSGYATSVYHLEKEYEKRSAAVGSSLELLKKAAKLNPDDAFVLSFLALKLQETRKVEEGEELIEEALAKHPGLPYVLRYAAIFYRKKGDVERALELLKEALILTPNSGILHHQMGLCYRAQYFKINGSKDPYQDRGQVAELIRLCIFHFKVAVELKTKFFHAYLDLANMYAEGKELQKAEETFQKAYAVRKLTCSEEQELHFNYGHFLENHKNSKSEAVEHYLAGLRIENESFERNKCKWNLKMLIEKRIKEGSADTKSLGICAFIHQLDGEKQQAIECYEQALEMDPENEEYSSVLLELRLSVQSEKPLYEILQQLECHFTWAVLMENMDRDELEGRIATKTEHLLSNIGIYNLLAYVKFLNGKKEEALENLQRAEEAVKIEYPEEVEKASLVTWGNYAWVYYHMGKLAEAQTYINKVETTCKENGSASPYRMELPQTYYEKGWAQLMFGQNYTAEAKESFAKALEKEPENPEFNSSYAITVYRLEDFYGKKSAAEGSSLEPLKKAAKLNPDNAVVLPLLALKLQQTNNTEEGGKYIKEALEKHPSSPYVLRHAAIFFRKNGDVERALELLKKAWSLTPNKAFLNHQMGLCYRAKYFNIKGSRDREQMAELIRLCIFHFEEVVDGKTKFFSAHLDLANMYAQGKELQKAEETFQKVFTMRKLTCSEEQQLHFNYGRFQEYHKKSESKAVEHYLAGLRIESESFPGHQCKRYLKKLIEKKINRGTTDAKNWGIRGFIHQLDEEKHQAIECYERALEMDPDNEEYISALLELKFSVQS, from the exons ATGGGAAGAGGAAGGTCAAGTTTCATTACACCTTATAAGCAATCTGAGATTATGGG TGACATTTCCAAGGATCCTTTGTATGAAATACTCCAGCAGATGGACTGCCATTTTACGTGGACATTGCTGGAGGAAGACATTGATCTTGACGAATTAGAGGGAAGAATTGCTGACCAGATTAAGTTTTTAGTGGGCAGAGTTCAACATTATAACCTGCTCGCCTATGTGAAGTACTTGAATAGCAAGAAAGAAGAGGCTTTGGAAATTTTACAAAAAGCCGAAGAGAATGTAAAAATAGAGGACCCAGAAGAAGTCGAAAAGGCAAGCCTTGTTACATGGGGCAACTATGCTTGGGTGTACTACCACATGGACAAACTTACAGAAGCACAGACCTACATAAACAAGGTGGAAACTACCTGCAAGGAAAATGGAAGTGCCTCTCCTTATAGGATGGAACGCCCACAGGTGTCCTGTGAAAGGGGATGGGCACAGCTAACGTTTGGCCAGAGTTATACTGCCAAAGAGAGCTTTGCAAAGGCCCTGGAAAAAGAACCTGAAAATGCAGAATTCAATTCTGGCTATGCAACCTCAGTCTATCACCTGGAGAAAGAGTATGAAAAAAGATCTGCTGCAGTAGGTTCATCTCTGGAGCTCTTGAAGAAGGCAGCAAAACTGAATCCGGATGATGCCTTTGTCTTGTCATTCCTTGCATTGAAGCTGCAGGAAACTAGGAAagtggaagaaggagaagagctcATTGAAGAAGCGCTAGCCAAACACCCTGGCCTTCCTTATGTGCTGAGGTACGCTGCCATCTTTTACAGGAAAAAGGGTGATGTGGAAAGAGCCCTGGAGCTTTTGAAGGAGGCATTGATCTTGACACCAAACTCAGGCATCCTGCATCACCAGATGGGGCTTTGCTACAGAGCACAGTATTTTAAAATCAATGGATCAAAAGACCCATATCAAGACAGAGGACAGGTGGCAGAACTGATCAGACTGTGCATCTTTCATTTCAAAGTGGCAGTGGAATTGAAAACCAAATTTTTTCATGCTTATCTGGACCTTGCAAATATGTATGCAGAAGGGAAAGAACTCCAGAAAGCAGAGGAGACATTTCAGAAAGCATATGCAGTAAGGAAACTTACTTGTTCAGAGGAACAGGAGCTCCACTTCAATTATGGGCACTTTCTGGAAAATCACAAAAATTCAAAATCTGAGGCTGTTGAGCACTATCTGGCTGGGCTGAGGATTGAAAATGAATCATTTGAGAGaaataaatgcaaatggaatTTGAAGATGCTAATAGAAAAGAGAATTAAGGAAGGTTCTGCAGATACTAAGAGTTTGGGAATCTGTGCATTCATTCACCAGCTCGATGGAGAAAAGCAGCAAGCAATTGAGTGTTATGAACAAGCTCTGGAAATGGATCCTGAGAATGAAGAATATAGCAGTGTCCTCTTGGAGTTGAGGCTTTCTGTACAAAG tGAAAAACCTTTATACGAGATCCTTCAGCAGCTTGAATGCCATTTTACTTGGGCAGTGTTGATGGAGAACATGGATCGCGATGAATTAGAGGGAAGAATTGCTACAAAGACTGAGCATTTACTATCCAACATCGGAATTTATAACCTGCTGGCCTATGTAAAATTCTTGAATGGCAAGAAAGAAGAGGCTCTGGAAAATTTACAGAGGGCTGAAGAGGCTGTTAAAATAGAGTACCCGGAAGAAGTCGAAAAGGCAAGCCTTGTTACATGGGGCAACTATGCTTGGGTGTACTACCACATGGGCAAACTTGCAGAAGCGCAAACCTACATAAACAAGGTAGAAACTACCTGCAAGGAAAATGGAAGCGCCTCTCCTTATAGGATGGAACTCCCACAGACGTACTATGAAAAGGGGTGGGCACAGCTAATGTTTGGCCAGAATTATACTGCAGAAGCCAAAGAGAGCTTTGCAAAGGCCCTGGAAAAAGAACCTGAAAACCCAGAATTCAATTCCAGCTATGCAATCACAGTATACCGCCTGGAGGATTTTTATGGGAAAAAATCTGCAGCAGAAGGCTCATCTCTGGAACCCTTGAAGAAGGCAGCAAAACTGAATCCAGATAATGCAGTAGTCTTGCCTCTCCTTGCGTTAAAGCTGCAGCAAACTAACAACACTGAAGAAGGGGGAAAGTATATCAAGGAGGCCCTCGAAAAGCACCCAAGCTCTCCTTACGTGCTGAGGCATGCAgccattttttttaggaaaaatgGTGACGTGGAAAGAGCCCTGGAGCTTTTGAAGAAGGCATGGAGCTTGACACCAAACAAAGCCTTCCTGAATCACCAGATGGGGCTTTGCTATAGAGCAAAGTATTTTAACATTAAAGGATCAAGAGACAGAGAACAGATGGCAGAATTGATCAGGCTCTGCATTTTTCATTTCGAAGAGGTGGTGGACGGCAAAACCAAATTCTTCAGTGCTCACCTGGATCTTGCAAACATGTATGCACAAGGGAAAGAACTCCAGAAAGCAGAAGAGACTTTTCAGAAAGTGTTTACAATGAGGAAACTTACTTGTTCAGAGGAACAGCAGCTCCACTTCAATTATGGGCGATTTCAGGAATACCACAAAAAATCAGAATCTAAGGCTGTTGAACACTATCTGGCCGGGCTGAGAATTGAAAGCGAATCATTTCCGGGACATCAATGCAAGCGTTATTTGAAGAAGTTAAtagaaaagaaaattaatagAGGTACCACAGATGCTAAGAATTGGGGCATCCGTGGCTTCATTCACCAACTTGATGAAGAAAAGCATCAAGCAATTGAGTGTTATGAAAGAGCCCTGGAAATGGATCCTGATAATGAAGAATATATTAGTGCTCTTTTGGAGTTGAAGTTTTCTGTACAAAGCTAA
- the LOC128414026 gene encoding interferon-induced protein with tetratricopeptide repeats 5-like, with protein MGEISKESLKRILLELECHFTWRLLKEDIDLDELEERIIEQIKFLLSKVRNYNLLAYVKYLNGKEEEALENLQKAEESIKTEYPEEVKKASLITWGNFAWVYYRMDKLAEVQSYINKVETTCKEHGSASPYRMKTPHIDGEKGWALLKFGGKYHEKAKESFLKALGKEPENPEYNAGYAITVYRLEDYYGKKSAAEGSSLEPLKKAAKLNRDNAFLLPILALKLQETNKVEEGKELIEEALGKFPGIPYVLRYAAIFYRKIGDVERALELLKEALSLTPNSGFLHHQMGLCYRAQYLKIKLSKDPYKDRRKMAELITLCIFHFKEVVEHKTKFVYAHLDLGSMYAEGKELQKAEETFQEVFAMRKLTCAEKQQLHFNYGRFQEYHRKSESEAVEHYLAGLKIENESFERNKCKYNLKKLIERRTKIDPADAKSFGIRGFIHQLDGEKQQAIECYERALKLDPDNEEYFSALLDLRLSLQN; from the exons ATGGG TGAAATTTCCAAGGAATCTTTAAAACGGATCCTCTTGGAACTTGAATGCCATTTTACTTGGAGGTTGCTGAAAGAAGACATTGATCTTGACGAATTAGAGGAAAGAATAATTGAACAGATCAAGTTTTTACTGTCCAAAGTCAGAAATTATAACCTGCTGGCCTATGTGAAGTACTTGAATGGCAAGGAGGAAGAGGCTCTGGAAAATCTACAGAAGGCTGAAGAGAGTATAAAAACAGAGTACCCAGAAGAAGTCAAAAAGGCAAGCCTTATTACATGGGGCAACTTTGCCTGGGTGTATTACCGCATGGACAAACTTGCAGAAGTACAAAGCTACATAAACAAGGTGGAAACAACCTGCAAGGAACATGGAAGTGCCTCTCCCTATAGAATGAAAACCCCACATATCGATGGTGAAAAGGGATGGGCACTCCTAAAATTTGGGGGAAAGTATCATGAAAAAGCCAAGGAGAGCTTTTTAAAGGCACTAGGAAAAGAACCTGAAAACCCAGAATATAATGCTGGCTATGCAATCACAGTATATCGCCTGGAAGATTATTATGGGAAAAAATCTGCAGCAGAAGGGTCATCTCTGGAACCCTTGAAGAAGGCAGCAAAACTGAATCGCGATAATGCCTTTCTCCTGCCTATCCTTGCATTGAAGCTGCAGGAAACTAATAAAGTGGAAGAAGGAAAAGAGCTCATTGAAGAAGCGCTAGGCAAATTCCCTGGCATCCCTTATGTGCTGAGGTACGCTGCCATATTTTATAGGAAAATAGGTGATGTGGAAAGAGCCCTGGAGCTTTTGAAGGAGGCGTTGAGCTTGACACCAAACTCAGGCTTCCTACATCACCAGATGGGGCTTTGCTACAGAGCACagtatttaaaaatcaaattatcaAAAGACCCATATAAAGACAGAAGAAAGATGGCAGAACTGATCACACTGTGCATCTTTCATTTCAAAGAAGTGGTGGAGCACAAAACCAAATTCGTCTATGCTCACTTGGATCTTGGAAGCATGTATGCAGAAGGGAAAGAGCTCCAGAAAGCAGAAGAGACATTTCAGGAAGTGTTTGCAATGAGGAAACTTACTTGTGCAGAGAAACAGCAGCTCCACTTCAATTATGGGCGCTTTCAGGAATACCACAGAAAATCAGAATCAGAGGCTGTTGAACATTATCTGGCCGGGCTGAAGATTGAAAATGAATCATTTGagagaaataaatgcaaatataacCTGAAGAAATTAATAGAAAGAAGAACCAAGATAGATCCAGCAGATGCTAAGAGTTTTGGCATCCGTGGATTCATTCACCAGCTTGATGGAGAAAAGCAGCAGGCAATTGAGTGCTATGAACGAGCCTTGAAATTGGATCCTGATAATGAAGAATATTTCAGTGCTCTTTTGGACTTAAGACTTTCCTTACAAAACTAA